The region GCGTCGAGGCCAGGGCATGGCTTCCGGAGGACTGGGCGAGCGTCTCATGGAACCAGCCCCCCAGAGAGCGCAGGTCCTCGCTGTTGCCCCTCCTGGCTCGCTCCTGGCCCAGCCTGACCAGGCCGCGCAGCACCTTGAGGTGCGCCTCGGTCCGCCGCTGGGCGGCCCGGGAGGCGCCCAGCGGTTCGAGGAGCATGCGCATCTCCAGCAGGTCGGAGGCCTCCGGCTCGGTGGGTTCCGCGACGCACGCGCCCGCGTGCCGCCGGGTCACCACGAAGCCCTCGGCCTCCAGCGTGCGCAGGGCCTCGCGAACGGGGACGCGCGAAACGCCGTACCGGCGCGCCAGCAGTTCCTCGGTGAGCCGGCTGCCGCGCTCGTAGACACCGGCGACGATGTCGTCCCGGATCGCCGTGCATACCGAGTGCGCCGGAATACGCATGTCCGACCTCCGCTTTAATCCCCGTGAAACGTCGACGATTGACGTGTGTTAGGTGACTCTATTGCAGAGAACCGGAATTTCCGACGGCAGGCCGGAATCCATGGATATTTTTTGGACACACCACCCTCCGAAACGCCGAAAGCCCCGGCTCGGGGAGCCGGGGCCACGACAAGTGGTGCGCGGGTTCGTCAGACGTTCACGCCGTGCGAGCGGAGGTACGCGACGGGGTTGATGTCCGAGCCGTACTCCGGGGTCGTGCGCGCCTCGAAGTGGAGGTGCGGGCC is a window of Streptomyces sp. B21-083 DNA encoding:
- a CDS encoding GntR family transcriptional regulator produces the protein MRIPAHSVCTAIRDDIVAGVYERGSRLTEELLARRYGVSRVPVREALRTLEAEGFVVTRRHAGACVAEPTEPEASDLLEMRMLLEPLGASRAAQRRTEAHLKVLRGLVRLGQERARRGNSEDLRSLGGWFHETLAQSSGSHALASTLTQLRHKIAWMYAVEAPASPVDSWAEHGAIVDAVARGDSERARAITALHTERATAVHRLRFPGGGDRSDRVRTSQHPVNMTGLRH